The following are encoded in a window of Ruminiclostridium herbifermentans genomic DNA:
- a CDS encoding nickel-dependent hydrogenase large subunit: MSSTVIPFGPQHPVLPEPLHIKLVMEDEKIVEAIPAIGYVHRGLEKLTETKEFTQNTFVVERVCGICSVMHAMAYCQGIEELMNIEIPDRAKFLRVIWAELHRMHSHLLWLGLLADAFGFESLFMQAWRNREKVMDIMEETCGSRVVISANIIGGTRRDLTKEQMVKINQVVDEIKEDLEQLEAVFLNNYTVKHRLVGRGVLTKADAIEYCTVGPMARASGLKTDLRTTGYSAYGQLDFEPVIHNDGDNYARTYVRLHEIYQSVDLVKQAIAKIPEGEHVVPVKGNPPKGDVISRVEQPRGEVLYFMRGNGTKTLDRLRLRTPTFANIPSLLKMLPGSELADVGMIILTIDPCISCTER, translated from the coding sequence ATGAGTTCAACTGTAATACCTTTTGGGCCGCAGCATCCTGTACTTCCTGAACCCCTTCATATTAAGCTGGTTATGGAAGATGAAAAAATTGTTGAAGCAATACCAGCTATAGGTTATGTTCATAGAGGATTAGAAAAGCTTACAGAAACAAAGGAGTTTACTCAAAATACATTTGTTGTTGAGAGAGTATGTGGTATATGCAGCGTTATGCATGCAATGGCTTACTGTCAAGGTATTGAGGAATTGATGAATATTGAGATTCCTGACAGAGCAAAATTTTTACGTGTAATTTGGGCCGAACTACACAGAATGCACAGTCATTTATTGTGGTTAGGACTTTTGGCTGATGCCTTTGGTTTTGAAAGTCTTTTCATGCAGGCATGGAGAAATAGAGAAAAGGTTATGGACATTATGGAAGAAACCTGTGGTAGCAGAGTTGTTATATCAGCTAATATCATTGGCGGAACAAGACGTGACCTTACGAAAGAACAAATGGTAAAAATTAATCAAGTTGTTGATGAGATAAAAGAGGATTTAGAGCAGCTTGAAGCTGTATTCTTGAACAATTATACTGTTAAACACAGATTAGTTGGAAGAGGCGTTCTTACAAAGGCTGATGCAATAGAATATTGTACAGTTGGGCCTATGGCAAGAGCAAGCGGATTAAAGACAGATTTGAGAACAACAGGTTATTCCGCGTATGGACAGCTAGATTTTGAACCAGTAATACACAATGATGGTGATAACTATGCAAGGACATATGTTAGATTGCATGAGATTTATCAGTCAGTTGATCTTGTTAAGCAAGCAATAGCGAAGATACCTGAGGGAGAGCATGTAGTACCTGTAAAAGGAAATCCTCCAAAGGGTGATGTAATTTCCAGGGTTGAGCAGCCTAGAGGAGAAGTATTATACTTCATGAGAGGAAACGGCACTAAGACTTTAGATAGACTTAGACTTAGAACACCAACATTTGCAAATATACCTTCATTATTAAAAATGTTGCCAGGCAGTGAACTCGCTGATGTAGGAATGATTATTTTAACGATTGACCCATGCATATCCTGTACTGAGAGGTAA
- a CDS encoding NADH-quinone oxidoreductase subunit C — MIENLVEATSDQLLAEASSCKYQNYRYVTSTCVDNGDDTIDVYYHFDKDYQMKNIKITVKKGEEIPSISKIYFSAILVENEMKELFGLNITDIAIDYGGHMLLSDEELSSPMLRQQITIEQRGGKQE; from the coding sequence ATGATTGAAAATTTAGTTGAAGCTACAAGTGATCAATTGCTTGCAGAGGCTTCAAGTTGCAAGTATCAGAACTATAGATATGTTACTTCTACTTGTGTTGACAATGGTGATGACACTATTGATGTTTATTATCATTTTGATAAAGACTATCAAATGAAAAATATTAAAATCACTGTTAAAAAAGGTGAGGAAATACCTAGTATTTCAAAAATATATTTTAGTGCAATACTTGTAGAGAATGAAATGAAAGAGTTGTTTGGATTAAATATAACTGATATAGCTATTGACTATGGCGGACATATGCTATTATCAGATGAAGAACTTTCTTCACCTATGTTAAGACAGCAAATAACTATTGAACAAAGAGGGGGTAAACAAGAATGA
- a CDS encoding NADH-quinone oxidoreductase subunit B family protein → MGIISKSRKKSPWIMHYDCTSCNGCDIETLACLTPMYDAERLGIVNVGNPKHADILLVTGSANKRNSQVLKNIYNQMPNPKCVVAIGACACTGGIFRECYNVLGGIENVIPVDVFVPGCCAKPEAIIDGIVQAIGKLDEKAELMKNEDK, encoded by the coding sequence ATGGGTATAATTAGCAAGTCAAGGAAAAAGTCACCTTGGATTATGCATTATGACTGTACAAGCTGCAATGGATGTGATATTGAGACGTTAGCATGTCTGACTCCAATGTATGATGCTGAGCGATTAGGAATTGTCAATGTTGGTAATCCTAAGCATGCAGATATTTTGCTTGTAACTGGTTCTGCAAATAAAAGAAATTCACAAGTGTTAAAAAATATATATAACCAAATGCCTAATCCCAAGTGTGTTGTTGCAATTGGAGCATGTGCTTGCACAGGAGGTATTTTTAGAGAATGTTACAATGTACTGGGAGGAATTGAAAATGTAATTCCAGTTGATGTGTTTGTTCCAGGTTGCTGTGCAAAACCTGAAGCAATAATAGACGGAATAGTGCAAGCTATTGGCAAGCTGGATGAGAAGGCGGAGTTAATGAAAAACGAAGACAAGTAG
- a CDS encoding respiratory chain complex I subunit 1 family protein encodes MSINNILIAVIAIIAAPIIGGLLTGIDRKITARMQNRQGPPILQPFYDFFKLIGKQDIAVNQTQMVYVLGHLLFAIGALVMLVLQQDLLMIMFILAFSGIALIMGASSIRSPYSKIGAQREIMSMMAYEPVLLLMVVGVYKATGSFMISGIFEHEKPLLFSLPLVFLSFLFILTIKLRKSPFDFATSHHGHQELIKGLTTEFSGTQLALIELTDWIDLVLFMGLISLFFAKPIWVGILIALVCYFLEILIDNISARMTWQWMVKTTWVAGIGVALVNIIWMYLI; translated from the coding sequence ATGAGCATAAACAATATTTTAATAGCTGTTATTGCTATAATAGCTGCCCCAATAATTGGTGGGTTATTGACTGGTATTGACAGAAAAATAACTGCTAGAATGCAAAATAGACAAGGTCCTCCAATACTCCAGCCGTTTTATGATTTCTTTAAGCTAATTGGTAAACAGGACATTGCGGTTAACCAAACTCAGATGGTTTATGTTTTAGGACACTTATTATTTGCAATTGGTGCACTAGTAATGCTTGTTTTGCAACAGGATTTATTGATGATTATGTTTATTCTTGCTTTTTCTGGTATTGCACTTATTATGGGAGCAAGTAGTATCCGTTCTCCATACAGTAAGATTGGTGCTCAGAGAGAGATTATGTCTATGATGGCATACGAGCCAGTGCTGCTGCTTATGGTAGTGGGTGTTTATAAGGCTACTGGAAGCTTTATGATTTCAGGCATATTTGAACATGAAAAGCCTCTATTATTTAGTCTTCCTTTGGTATTCTTATCTTTCTTATTTATTTTGACTATTAAACTAAGAAAGTCTCCTTTTGACTTTGCAACTTCACACCATGGACATCAGGAACTTATTAAGGGACTAACAACTGAGTTTTCAGGAACACAGCTGGCATTAATTGAGTTAACCGATTGGATTGATTTAGTATTGTTCATGGGATTAATTTCTTTGTTTTTTGCAAAACCTATATGGGTAGGTATATTAATAGCATTGGTTTGTTATTTCTTAGAAATATTAATAGACAATATCAGTGCCAGAATGACATGGCAGTGGATGGTTAAAACTACCTGGGTTGCAGGAATTGGTGTTGCTCTTGTAAATATAATTTGGATGTATCTGATTTAA
- a CDS encoding NADH-quinone oxidoreductase subunit L, with translation MDWYLLLSAILLPALSAVLCFIVKNQKARIAIVSISTLILFAVAYGFIVLLLNSPDGRIVYHFNESTLEVVSWIIKGFDLILFSYIAYVGIKHKKAIVVVLCVLQFIPWALFEVFGVFGKVFEPEQAFVIDYLSLIMIMLVSIIGPIITFFALGYMKEHEHHLKLTVSRQPRFFMILFIFLSAMNALVMTDNLSWMYFFWEITTLCSFLLISHDGTEIAIKNGLRALWINSVGGVAFIFAIILVNSSLDTLSIQAISESGMQGAFTGMLPIALGLLCIAGFTKSAQFPFQSWLLGAMVAPTPVSALLHSSTMVKAGVYLVVRISPAFSGTILGQLVAISGGFTFAVASAIAISQSNGKKVLAYSTIANLGLVICCAGIGTRISIAAAILLMIFHAVSKGLLFLCVGTIEQGIGSRDIEDMQGLFKLMPFTTVITVIGMISMMLPPFGVLITKFMAIETAVDQPLVLLLIILGSALTVVFWGKWIGIILTMSYKPKFHIEKLTFSMEAALSMLIIFVMIASIGIVPLYNVFVKPQVLAFALTDKGALFGEGMGIWLHNMDNAVYGGFASIIFFILVLLLMVAIPFFAHRLKPTRLKPPYLCGGNASDDMRGLEFISPGDKTENVVVRNYYMQGVFGEEKLTTGANIIAGAIVLIILGVVIGL, from the coding sequence GTGGATTGGTATTTATTACTGTCAGCTATTCTGCTGCCTGCACTTAGTGCGGTGCTATGCTTTATTGTTAAAAATCAAAAAGCTCGTATTGCAATTGTTAGTATTTCAACATTGATACTTTTTGCAGTAGCTTACGGATTTATTGTACTTTTATTGAACTCTCCTGATGGAAGGATTGTTTATCATTTTAATGAAAGTACACTTGAGGTGGTTAGCTGGATAATAAAAGGATTTGATTTAATATTATTTAGTTATATCGCATATGTGGGTATAAAGCATAAAAAAGCAATAGTAGTTGTTTTATGTGTTTTACAGTTCATACCTTGGGCATTATTCGAGGTATTTGGTGTTTTCGGAAAAGTTTTTGAACCAGAACAAGCATTTGTTATTGATTATCTATCATTAATTATGATAATGCTTGTATCAATAATTGGACCTATTATCACTTTCTTTGCTCTAGGATATATGAAGGAGCATGAGCATCATTTAAAATTAACTGTATCAAGACAACCAAGATTCTTTATGATACTGTTCATATTTTTAAGCGCAATGAATGCTTTGGTGATGACAGACAATTTATCCTGGATGTACTTCTTCTGGGAGATAACAACTCTTTGTTCATTCTTACTGATTTCACATGATGGAACAGAGATAGCAATTAAGAATGGTTTAAGAGCCTTGTGGATAAACTCCGTTGGAGGCGTAGCATTTATTTTCGCAATTATATTAGTGAATTCAAGTTTAGATACGCTTTCAATTCAGGCTATTTCAGAATCAGGAATGCAGGGAGCATTTACAGGGATGTTGCCAATAGCGCTTGGATTGCTTTGCATAGCTGGATTTACTAAATCAGCCCAGTTCCCTTTCCAAAGTTGGCTGTTAGGAGCCATGGTTGCACCAACTCCTGTATCTGCGCTGCTTCATTCAAGTACAATGGTTAAAGCTGGTGTATATTTGGTGGTAAGAATTTCACCAGCATTCTCTGGTACTATTTTAGGACAGCTTGTTGCTATTAGTGGTGGATTTACTTTTGCGGTTGCTTCAGCGATAGCCATTAGTCAAAGTAATGGAAAGAAGGTTCTTGCATATTCAACTATCGCAAATTTAGGATTGGTAATTTGTTGTGCTGGTATTGGAACAAGGATTTCCATTGCAGCTGCAATACTTTTAATGATTTTCCACGCTGTATCAAAAGGATTGTTATTCCTTTGTGTTGGAACTATTGAACAAGGTATTGGAAGCCGTGATATTGAAGATATGCAAGGTTTGTTCAAATTAATGCCATTTACTACAGTAATAACAGTAATTGGTATGATTTCAATGATGCTTCCTCCTTTCGGAGTACTTATTACTAAATTTATGGCTATAGAGACTGCAGTTGATCAGCCACTGGTATTATTGCTGATTATACTTGGCAGTGCATTAACCGTAGTATTCTGGGGTAAGTGGATTGGAATTATTTTGACAATGTCATATAAGCCAAAGTTCCATATAGAAAAATTGACATTCTCAATGGAAGCTGCTTTGTCTATGCTAATTATATTTGTTATGATAGCAAGCATAGGAATTGTTCCACTATATAATGTATTTGTTAAGCCACAGGTACTTGCCTTTGCATTGACCGACAAAGGTGCTCTTTTTGGAGAGGGCATGGGAATTTGGCTTCACAATATGGATAATGCAGTTTATGGAGGTTTTGCCTCAATAATATTCTTTATATTAGTATTGCTGTTAATGGTGGCAATTCCGTTTTTTGCCCACAGGCTTAAGCCTACAAGACTTAAACCACCATATTTATGTGGAGGAAATGCCAGTGATGATATGAGAGGACTTGAATTTATCAGTCCTGGAGATAAAACCGAAAATGTAGTGGTAAGAAATTACTATATGCAAGGCGTATTCGGAGAAGAGAAACTCACAACAGGAGCTAATATTATAGCTGGTGCAATAGTATTAATTATTTTAGGGGTGGTGATTGGATTATGA
- the ytvI gene encoding sporulation integral membrane protein YtvI, with translation MELWSKYQGAIKKLLLIMVIFAIIYVSITYLFPFFAPFIIAVIVSYINEPVIRILQKFKISRKIASVISLLFTMSILVTIITLGIIKLYDELIILRNNLTAYSNDISAQFDNLTNKITNFYNALPYEVTDAITKNLSSLSNKLTNIITAIIQYTINTASSIPRLTVFFIVTILATYFISSDKKKISIFFYKQLPSSWRKKLPHIKNDTFNALFGYFKAILILMGFTFLEVSVGLYILNVKYALVIALIVGLSEIIPIVGTGTVMVPWIIWNVFIGDMHLAFGLAIIYILGVLIRQIMEPKIIGSQIGLHPLVTLLSMYVGLEFFGVLGMFIGPMSLIVVKNLQDAGIMKLWND, from the coding sequence ATGGAACTATGGAGTAAATATCAAGGTGCAATTAAAAAACTCCTATTAATCATGGTTATTTTTGCAATTATATATGTATCAATTACATATCTGTTCCCTTTTTTTGCACCTTTTATCATTGCAGTCATAGTTTCATATATTAATGAGCCGGTAATTCGAATCCTTCAAAAATTTAAGATATCTAGAAAAATTGCCTCTGTTATATCTCTATTATTTACAATGTCTATTCTTGTAACCATAATAACTTTGGGAATCATTAAGCTTTATGATGAATTAATAATTCTACGTAATAATTTAACTGCTTATTCCAATGATATTTCAGCCCAATTTGATAATTTAACCAACAAAATTACGAACTTTTATAACGCGTTGCCATATGAAGTTACTGACGCTATAACAAAAAATCTTTCTTCACTATCTAATAAGCTTACAAATATAATTACTGCTATTATTCAATACACAATTAATACTGCATCCTCAATTCCTAGGCTTACTGTTTTTTTTATAGTAACTATTTTAGCAACATATTTTATCAGCAGTGACAAAAAGAAAATTTCAATTTTCTTTTACAAGCAACTTCCATCATCATGGAGGAAAAAGCTGCCGCATATAAAAAATGACACTTTTAATGCTTTATTTGGCTACTTCAAAGCAATACTTATACTCATGGGCTTCACATTTCTTGAGGTCAGTGTAGGTTTATATATTTTAAATGTTAAATATGCCCTTGTAATAGCTCTTATTGTTGGTCTTTCTGAGATAATACCCATTGTAGGTACTGGCACGGTAATGGTTCCCTGGATAATATGGAATGTTTTTATCGGAGATATGCATTTAGCTTTTGGACTAGCAATCATATATATTTTAGGAGTATTAATAAGACAAATAATGGAGCCTAAGATAATTGGAAGCCAGATTGGTCTGCATCCATTAGTAACATTATTGTCTATGTATGTAGGATTAGAATTCTTTGGAGTTTTAGGAATGTTTATTGGTCCAATGAGCCTGATTGTAGTAAAAAATCTTCAGGACGCAGGTATTATGAAATTATGGAATGACTGA
- the prmC gene encoding peptide chain release factor N(5)-glutamine methyltransferase codes for MNIREYYRYAVEELKSANIEAPELEAGVMLCHVLKCDRVYLYSHYDRILDKEEMKLLREMLNKRFQNVPLQYIIGETEFMGLSFYVSPAVLIPRQDTETLVEECVKLVSMINKANLVKSNMDKDNVDAKEIKILDMCTGSGCIAVSIAHYCPQCTLVACDISQDALNIARVNCERNGVSDRVKLYCGDLFESLSGDEQFNIIVSNPPYIETDVIPELQKEVKNHEPFLALDGGMDGLDFYRKIILNAPRYLTNGGYLALEIGYNQGESVKKLMNQLFCDIVIYKDIGGNDRVVIGRLKK; via the coding sequence ATGAATATTAGAGAATATTATAGATATGCAGTAGAAGAGTTAAAGAGTGCTAATATAGAGGCCCCGGAGCTAGAAGCCGGGGTTATGCTTTGTCATGTTTTGAAATGTGACAGAGTATATTTATATTCTCATTATGATAGAATTCTTGATAAAGAAGAAATGAAGCTTCTACGTGAGATGCTTAATAAGCGTTTTCAAAATGTACCTCTCCAGTATATTATTGGAGAGACAGAATTTATGGGGCTTTCTTTTTATGTTAGTCCAGCTGTACTTATACCACGGCAGGATACTGAAACTCTTGTGGAAGAGTGTGTTAAACTCGTTAGTATGATAAATAAAGCTAATCTAGTTAAAAGTAACATGGACAAGGATAACGTAGATGCAAAAGAAATTAAGATTTTGGACATGTGCACAGGCTCAGGCTGTATTGCAGTGAGCATCGCTCATTATTGCCCACAGTGTACTCTTGTAGCTTGTGATATTTCACAAGATGCACTTAATATAGCCAGAGTAAACTGTGAGCGAAATGGGGTTTCTGATAGAGTGAAGTTGTACTGCGGTGATTTGTTTGAGTCACTTTCTGGAGATGAACAGTTTAATATAATTGTTAGCAATCCGCCATACATCGAAACAGATGTCATACCAGAACTACAAAAAGAGGTAAAGAATCACGAACCTTTTTTAGCCCTTGATGGCGGAATGGATGGGCTTGATTTTTATAGAAAGATTATATTGAATGCACCAAGGTATTTGACAAATGGAGGGTATCTTGCGCTTGAGATAGGCTATAATCAGGGAGAGAGTGTAAAAAAGCTTATGAATCAACTCTTCTGTGATATTGTAATATATAAAGATATTGGCGGAAATGATAGGGTTGTGATTGGCAGACTAAAAAAATAG
- a CDS encoding DUF1385 domain-containing protein encodes MKKTTIGGQALLEGLLMIGPQFRATAVRKPDGEIVVEKHPMKPKGKLSKIPIIRGAVNLFTQMVIGVKALMYSAEFIDLEDGDKPYEPSKFEQFLERKFGDKIADIAIYFSVILSLCLSVGLFILLPNFITDFFSNFVHIDNVIVLNLIEGAIRVCIFIGYLALVSLMKEMKRVWEYHGAEHKTIHCYENGEEITVENVRKYTTKHPRCGTSLFFTIMIISILIFSFTGWHNVFINALIRILLVPLVAGVSLEFIKFAVKHENWLFKVITAPGLMFQAFTTREPDDSQIEVAIAAFMEVLPVEEGSDEWGKD; translated from the coding sequence ATGAAAAAAACTACAATTGGTGGTCAAGCATTATTAGAGGGACTTTTGATGATTGGTCCTCAGTTTAGAGCTACTGCAGTAAGAAAGCCAGATGGGGAAATAGTGGTAGAAAAGCATCCTATGAAACCAAAAGGAAAGCTATCAAAAATTCCTATAATAAGAGGTGCCGTGAATCTTTTTACTCAAATGGTTATTGGTGTAAAGGCTCTTATGTATTCGGCAGAATTTATTGATCTTGAGGATGGAGACAAGCCATATGAACCATCAAAGTTTGAACAGTTCCTTGAAAGAAAGTTTGGAGATAAAATAGCTGATATTGCTATATATTTCTCAGTAATATTGTCGTTGTGTCTAAGTGTGGGTTTATTTATTTTACTCCCGAACTTTATAACTGACTTTTTCTCTAATTTTGTTCATATTGATAATGTTATTGTTTTAAATCTTATTGAAGGTGCTATCAGAGTATGTATATTTATTGGATATCTTGCACTTGTTTCTTTAATGAAAGAAATGAAAAGAGTATGGGAATATCATGGAGCCGAGCATAAGACAATACATTGTTATGAGAACGGAGAAGAAATAACTGTTGAAAATGTTAGAAAGTATACTACAAAGCATCCTAGATGTGGAACATCATTATTTTTTACTATAATGATTATTAGTATATTAATTTTTTCATTTACAGGCTGGCATAATGTTTTTATTAATGCATTAATAAGAATTCTTTTAGTTCCTTTAGTTGCGGGCGTATCCCTTGAATTTATTAAATTTGCCGTTAAGCATGAGAACTGGCTCTTTAAAGTAATTACTGCTCCTGGTTTAATGTTTCAGGCTTTCACAACCAGAGAACCTGATGATAGTCAAATAGAGGTTGCAATAGCTGCTTTTATGGAGGTATTGCCAGTTGAAGAAGGCAGCGATGAATGGGGAAAGGACTAA
- the rpmE gene encoding 50S ribosomal protein L31: protein MKEGIHPNYSEAVVKCACGETFTTGSTKKNLHVEICSKCHPFFTGRQKLVDTGGRVDRFKKKYGIVDNE, encoded by the coding sequence ATGAAAGAAGGTATTCATCCTAATTATTCAGAAGCAGTAGTTAAATGTGCTTGCGGTGAGACTTTTACAACTGGTTCTACTAAGAAGAATTTGCACGTTGAAATTTGTTCAAAGTGTCATCCTTTCTTTACTGGAAGGCAGAAACTCGTTGATACTGGCGGACGTGTTGATAGGTTTAAAAAGAAATATGGTATTGTTGACAATGAATAA